The Cupriavidus necator N-1 DNA window GTGCCGCTGACCTGCTTCAGGTCAATATAGGTGTAGGCCACGCGCACGTCGTTGCCGGCCACGTGGTCATCGCGCAGGGACACCAGGCCCGCATGGCCCTGGTCTTCCTCGGACGGCAGCGGCAGGTCGTGGTCGCCGGCGATATACTCGCCGCGCTTGCCGACCACCTGGTAATAGATGTTGTCGGTCTCGTCGGCGCGCAGGATCTCGCGCGCCGACAGCGGCAGCTGCAGCGTGATGCGCCCGTTGACCTCGCGCACCTGCTGCGACAGCACGATGGCGCTGGCTTCCAGCGCGCGGTCGAAGGGCCCGTTGGCGATCGACTTGGCCACCAGGTAGGTCACCGCGATGCTCATCGGCCAGAGCAGCAGCAGCGGCGCCAGCATCCAGTCGAGGATCTCGCCGAACAATGAGCGCGGCGACGGATGCGCGGTGCTTTCCTCCAGGTGCGGCAGTGCGTCGGCCAGGTCCTGGTCGGCGGCGTCCGGGGCCGGGGCGGTGGAAGGAGGGGGTGGCGCGGCGCGGGGCGCGCGCCGCCAGGGCAGTCGCAGCAGGCTCATCTCGGCGGTTTGCGCTCAGGTCGGTCGCTTGGCCTGCGGTTGCGTCGGGTGGGGATCAGTGGTGCGTGGCCACCGCCGGCTGGAATTTCTCCAGGCAGTAGCCAAGCCCGCGTACAGTGGCGATGCGGATGCCGCCGACTTCGATCTTCTTGCGCAGTCGGTGCACGTAGACCTCGATGGCGTTGTTGCTGACTTCCTCGCCCCACTCGCACAGGTGGTCCACCAACTGCTCTTTCGATACCAGGCGGCCGCTGCGTGTCAGCAGGATCTCCAGCAACCCGATCTCGCGCGCGGACAGGTCCAGCATCTGGTCGTTGATATAGGCGATGCGCCCGACCTGGTCGTAGGCCAGCGGCCCGTGCCGCATCAGCGTGGCGCCGCCGCCGGCGCCGCGCCGCACCAGCGCGCGTACGCGCGCTTCCAGTTCGGACAGGGCAAAGGGCTTGGCCATATAGTCGTCGGCCCCAAGGTCCAGGCCCTTGACGCGCTCGTCGACGCTGTCGGCGGCGGTCAGGATCAGCACCGGCAGCATGGCGCCGCGCGCGCGCAGGCGCTTGAGCACTTCCAGCCCGGACATGCGCGGCAGGCCCAGGTCCAGGATCAGCAGGTCGAAGGTCTGGGTCGACAGCGCGGAATCGGCTTCCAGGCCATTGGTGACGTGGTCGACGGCATAGCCCGAGTGGCGTAGCGAGCGCGTCAGGCCGTCGGCCAGCACGTCGTCATCTTCGGCGATCAGAATGCGCATGGTTGTCTCCACCCTGGCCGGCATAGCCGGCGCCGGCGGAATGAGGCGCGATGGGGCTTGCCAAGCATACTGTTTTTTTATACAGTACCCGCACGTTCCGCTGGGGCTGCCCGGGGAGACCCCCTGGAGAGCGGCCGCGCAGACAGCCGGGCCGGCGCTGGCGCCAGAAAATGCCGGTGCCGCGCCACATGCGGCCTATTTATACACCATTGATTCAAGGACGACCATGGACGACAAGAAGGCAGGTGCCGGCGTGAGCGCCGAGAAGCAGAAGGCGCTTGCCGCCGCGCTCTCCCAGATCGAGAAGCAGTTCGGCAAGGGCTCGATCATGCGCCTGGGCGACGGCGAGGTCGAGAAGGACATCCAGGTGGTATCCACCGGTTCGCTCGGCCTGGACATCGCGCTTGGCGTCGGCGGCCTGCCGCGCGGCCGCGTGGTCGAGATCTATGGTCCGGAATCGTCGGGCAAGACCACGCTGACGCTGCAGGTCGTGGCCGAGATGCAGAAGCTGGGCGGCACCTGCGCCTTTATCGACGCCGAGCACGCGCTGGACGTCAGCTACGCCAACAAGCTGGGCGTCAATGTCGGCGACCTGCTGATCTCACAGCCGGACACCGGTGAGCAGGCGCTGGAAATCACCGACGCGCTGGTGCGCTCGGGCTCGATCGACCTGATCGTGATCGACTCGGTGGCGGCGCTGGTGCCCAAGGCCGAAATCGAAGGCGAAATGGGCGATTCGCTGCCGGGCCTGCAGGCCCGCCTGATGAGCCAGGCGCTGCGCAAGCTGACCGGCACCATCAAGCGCACCAACTGCCTGGTGATCTTCATCAACCAGATCCGCATGAAGATCGGCGTGATGTTCGGCTCGCCGGAAACCACCACCGGCGGCAATGCGCTGAAGTTCTACGCCTCGGTGCGCCTGGATATCCGCCGCATCGGCTCGATCAAGAAGGGCGACGACGTGATCGGCAACGAGACCAAGGTCAAGGTGGTCAAGAACAAGGTGTCGCCGCCGTTCCGCGAAGCCTTCTTCGACATCCTCTACGGCCAGGGCATCTCGCGCCAGGGCGAGATCATCGACCTGGGCGTGGACGCCAAGATCGTCGAGAAGTCCGGCGCCTGGTACAGCTACAACGGCGACAAGATCGGCCAGGGGAAGGACAACGCGCGCGAATACCTGCGCGAGAACCCGGACATTGCCGACGAGATTGAAAACAAGGTGCGCGCGGCGCTGGGCGTGGTGGCCATGAACCCCACGGCGGCTGCCACGCCGGTAGCGGTCGAAGACTGACCGCGCCAGCGGCCATTGCGCCATCCGGAAGGCCGGGGCATCGCCGATGCCCCGGCCTTTTTGCTTGGCGCGGACCCCTCCATCCACAGAATTCGGTAACCCATGGCACGTCCCCCGCTCTCGCTGAAGGCCCGCGCCGTCGGCTACCTGTCGCGCCGCGAGCACAGCCGTGCCGAACTGGCGCGCAAGCTGGCGCCGCATGCCGAGTCGGCCGAGCAGCTGGAGCAGTTGCTGGACGCGCTTGAGCGCGAGAACTGGCTGTCGAACCAGCGCTTTGCCGACAGCCTTGTGCACCGCCGCGGCGCCCGCTACGGCACCGCGCGCGTGATGCAGGAGGCCAAGACCCACAAGCTCGGCAGTGAGCAGCTGGGTGATCTACAAGAGCGGCTGCGCGCCACGGAAGTGGAGCGCGCCCGTGAGGTCTGGCGCAAGCGCTTCGGCACTCCGCCCGACACACCCGAGGCGCGGGCCAAGCAGATCCGCTTCATGGTCGCGCGCGGGTTTTCGCGTTCGGTCGTCAGCAAGATCATCCAGGGTGCGGACGAAGACTACGGCGACGAGGGTTAAGTAGGATGTATGGCGCATGCGCCATTTCCCCCCGGAGTACCTGCACTGCCATCAGGGTAAATTCGCTGCATTGCGTCATCTCCCGATCGGACTGCAGACGATTTTGTTGCCATCGCTGAGCCCGTGTTTGCTGGTGCGTTGCGCCAAGCCGCCGTGCCACGCCGGGTACCATGGTCGGCCGACAATCCCGCCGCGACAGTTGCTGCGCAAGGATGTTCCCGGCCAACGCGGCGCGGCATGTT harbors:
- a CDS encoding response regulator, whose translation is MRILIAEDDDVLADGLTRSLRHSGYAVDHVTNGLEADSALSTQTFDLLILDLGLPRMSGLEVLKRLRARGAMLPVLILTAADSVDERVKGLDLGADDYMAKPFALSELEARVRALVRRGAGGGATLMRHGPLAYDQVGRIAYINDQMLDLSAREIGLLEILLTRSGRLVSKEQLVDHLCEWGEEVSNNAIEVYVHRLRKKIEVGGIRIATVRGLGYCLEKFQPAVATHH
- the recA gene encoding recombinase RecA, whose product is MDDKKAGAGVSAEKQKALAAALSQIEKQFGKGSIMRLGDGEVEKDIQVVSTGSLGLDIALGVGGLPRGRVVEIYGPESSGKTTLTLQVVAEMQKLGGTCAFIDAEHALDVSYANKLGVNVGDLLISQPDTGEQALEITDALVRSGSIDLIVIDSVAALVPKAEIEGEMGDSLPGLQARLMSQALRKLTGTIKRTNCLVIFINQIRMKIGVMFGSPETTTGGNALKFYASVRLDIRRIGSIKKGDDVIGNETKVKVVKNKVSPPFREAFFDILYGQGISRQGEIIDLGVDAKIVEKSGAWYSYNGDKIGQGKDNAREYLRENPDIADEIENKVRAALGVVAMNPTAAATPVAVED
- the recX gene encoding recombination regulator RecX, giving the protein MARPPLSLKARAVGYLSRREHSRAELARKLAPHAESAEQLEQLLDALERENWLSNQRFADSLVHRRGARYGTARVMQEAKTHKLGSEQLGDLQERLRATEVERAREVWRKRFGTPPDTPEARAKQIRFMVARGFSRSVVSKIIQGADEDYGDEG